Proteins co-encoded in one Paraburkholderia edwinii genomic window:
- a CDS encoding AAA-associated domain-containing protein, translating into MNAELLLNEAVDQAPQAGVEVLRVDHARHGFNRMQGEQLVLDGVDLSLREGEIVGLLGRSGSGKSTLLRIIAGLIEPTDGEVTYMGKPLEGPAEGVAMVFQTFALFPWLTVLQNVEAGLEAQGVPARERRERALAAIDLIGLDGFENAYPRELSGGMRQRVGFARALVVDPTLLLMDEPFSALDVLTAETLRTDLLDLWTQGRMPIKSVLIVTHNIEEAVFMCDRILVLSSNPGRVIAEIKVPFKHPRNRLDPAFRQLVDDIYAKMTARQTGETTRKGLELHSRLPHVSTNLMAGLIETLAAAPYRGRADMPEIARTLHLEVDDLFPIAEVLQNLGFADVREGDIFLTPPARVFAEFGTQERKLMFADHLLKHVPLAARIKKVLNERPGHRAPRVRFEQELEDFLSDSAAEETLDAVINWGRYGEIFSYNDQSEVFSLDDVET; encoded by the coding sequence ATGAATGCTGAACTGCTATTGAATGAAGCGGTCGACCAGGCGCCGCAAGCCGGCGTCGAAGTCTTGCGCGTCGACCACGCACGCCACGGTTTCAACAGAATGCAGGGCGAACAGCTCGTGCTCGACGGCGTTGATCTGTCGCTGCGCGAAGGCGAAATCGTCGGCCTGCTCGGCCGCTCGGGCTCGGGCAAGTCGACGTTGCTGCGTATTATCGCGGGGCTCATCGAGCCAACCGACGGCGAAGTGACGTATATGGGCAAGCCGCTCGAAGGGCCGGCCGAAGGCGTCGCGATGGTGTTTCAGACGTTCGCGCTGTTTCCTTGGCTGACGGTTCTGCAGAACGTGGAAGCAGGGCTCGAAGCGCAGGGTGTCCCGGCACGCGAGCGGCGCGAACGTGCGCTTGCGGCGATCGACCTGATCGGTCTTGATGGCTTCGAAAATGCGTATCCGCGCGAGTTGTCGGGCGGCATGCGTCAGCGCGTGGGTTTCGCGCGTGCGCTCGTGGTCGACCCGACGCTGCTGCTGATGGACGAGCCGTTCTCCGCACTCGACGTGCTGACCGCCGAAACGCTGCGTACCGACCTTCTGGATTTGTGGACGCAGGGCCGCATGCCGATCAAGTCGGTGTTGATCGTCACGCACAACATCGAGGAGGCGGTGTTCATGTGCGACCGCATTCTGGTGCTGTCGTCGAACCCGGGGCGCGTGATTGCCGAGATCAAGGTGCCGTTCAAGCATCCGCGCAACCGTCTCGACCCGGCGTTCCGCCAGCTGGTGGACGACATCTACGCGAAGATGACCGCGCGCCAGACCGGCGAGACCACGCGCAAGGGCCTCGAGCTGCATAGCCGGCTGCCTCACGTGTCGACGAACCTGATGGCGGGTCTGATCGAAACCCTCGCTGCCGCGCCGTACCGCGGCCGCGCGGACATGCCGGAAATCGCGCGCACGCTGCATCTCGAGGTGGACGATCTGTTCCCGATCGCCGAAGTGCTGCAGAACCTGGGCTTTGCCGATGTGCGCGAAGGCGACATTTTCCTGACACCGCCGGCGCGCGTGTTCGCCGAGTTCGGCACGCAGGAGCGCAAGCTGATGTTCGCCGATCACCTGCTCAAGCATGTGCCGCTCGCGGCGCGGATCAAGAAGGTGCTCAACGAACGGCCGGGACATCGCGCGCCGCGCGTGCGCTTCGAGCAGGAACTCGAAGACTTCCTCTCTGATAGCGCCGCTGAAGAAACGCTCGACGCGGTGATCAACTGGGGGCGCTACGGCGAGATTTTTTCGTATAACGATCAATCGGAAGTCTTCAGTCTCGACGACGTCGAAACTTGA
- a CDS encoding ABC transporter permease, which produces MNFKLHTNPTLAASATRMLPNRWDFVAFPLIFCAIAMAASGLHQTWAPMSTLHDHSVSLDPANLPEYALRTTLRMLAAMAASLVFTLVYGTLAAKSRRAEKVLVPILDILQSVPVLGYISFTVTFFLALFPGRVLGAELATIFAIFTSQAWNMTFSFYQSLRTVPRDLTEVSRGFHLTGWQRFWKLEVPFSMPGLVWNMMMSMSGGWFFVVASEAITVGNNTIVLPGVGAYLAQAIGQKNLAAVGWAILAMTVVILVYDQFLFRPLVAWSDKFRMETTRSSDAPQSWLLDLIRSTRLVHRMLLPAGVLLANAARWPLRMPPPLMPRPAMAANGARRDAKKLGDAVWSVLVFAAALYALFRVVSYVRTGVTASDVGHVFVLGAITLLRVFSLIVLSSLIWVPLGVLIGLRPKLAEKIQPLAQFLAAFPANLLFPVFVIVIVRWQLNPDVWLSPLLVLGTQWYILFNVIAGASAYPNDYREAAANFHIRGWQWWRRVMLPGIFPYFITGAITASGGAWNASIVAEAVQWGDTKLAAHGLGAYIAQTTADGDFPKIVLGIAVMSLYVTLFNRALWRPLYAYAESRLRLD; this is translated from the coding sequence ATGAATTTCAAACTCCATACGAACCCGACGCTCGCCGCATCGGCCACGCGCATGCTGCCGAACCGCTGGGACTTTGTCGCGTTCCCGCTGATTTTCTGCGCGATCGCGATGGCGGCAAGCGGCCTGCATCAGACGTGGGCACCGATGTCGACGCTGCACGACCATTCGGTGTCGCTGGATCCCGCGAACCTGCCCGAGTACGCGCTGCGCACCACGCTGCGCATGCTGGCGGCGATGGCCGCCTCGCTTGTATTCACGCTTGTGTACGGCACGCTCGCGGCGAAAAGCCGCCGCGCCGAGAAAGTGCTCGTGCCGATTCTCGACATCCTGCAGTCGGTGCCGGTGCTCGGTTATATCTCGTTCACGGTCACGTTCTTTCTCGCGCTGTTTCCGGGCCGCGTGCTCGGCGCCGAGCTCGCCACCATCTTCGCGATCTTCACGAGCCAGGCGTGGAACATGACGTTCAGCTTCTACCAGTCGCTGCGCACGGTGCCGCGCGATCTGACCGAAGTGTCGCGCGGCTTTCATCTGACCGGCTGGCAGCGTTTCTGGAAGCTCGAAGTGCCGTTCTCGATGCCGGGCCTCGTCTGGAACATGATGATGTCGATGTCGGGCGGCTGGTTTTTCGTCGTCGCGTCGGAAGCGATTACGGTCGGCAATAACACGATCGTTTTGCCCGGCGTCGGCGCGTATCTCGCGCAAGCGATCGGCCAGAAGAATCTTGCGGCAGTCGGCTGGGCGATTCTCGCGATGACGGTCGTAATACTCGTGTACGACCAGTTTCTGTTCCGGCCGCTCGTCGCGTGGTCGGACAAGTTCCGCATGGAAACGACGCGCTCGAGCGACGCGCCGCAGTCGTGGCTGCTCGACCTGATCCGCAGCACGCGGCTCGTGCACCGCATGTTGTTGCCGGCGGGCGTGCTGCTCGCGAACGCGGCGCGCTGGCCGCTGCGCATGCCGCCGCCGCTGATGCCACGACCCGCGATGGCAGCAAACGGCGCGCGCCGCGACGCGAAGAAGCTCGGCGACGCGGTCTGGTCGGTCCTCGTGTTCGCTGCCGCGTTGTACGCGCTGTTTCGCGTGGTCAGCTATGTGCGCACGGGCGTCACGGCCAGCGATGTCGGCCATGTGTTCGTACTCGGCGCGATCACGCTTTTGCGCGTGTTTTCATTGATCGTACTTTCGTCGTTGATCTGGGTGCCGCTTGGCGTGCTGATCGGGCTGCGCCCCAAGCTGGCTGAAAAGATCCAGCCGCTTGCGCAGTTTCTCGCTGCGTTCCCGGCGAATCTGCTGTTTCCGGTGTTCGTCATCGTGATCGTCCGTTGGCAGCTGAACCCGGATGTGTGGCTTTCGCCGCTGCTCGTGCTCGGCACGCAGTGGTACATCCTTTTCAATGTAATCGCCGGCGCGAGCGCCTATCCGAACGACTACCGCGAAGCGGCGGCGAATTTTCATATCCGCGGCTGGCAATGGTGGCGCCGCGTCATGCTGCCCGGCATCTTCCCGTACTTCATCACGGGCGCGATCACCGCATCGGGTGGCGCGTGGAATGCGAGCATCGTTGCCGAAGCCGTGCAATGGGGCGACACGAAGCTGGCCGCGCATGGCCTCGGCGCGTATATCGCGCAGACCACGGCCGACGGCGATTTTCCAAAGATTGTGCTCGGCATTGCCGTTATGTCGTTGTACGTGACGCTATTCAACCGCGCGCTGTGGCGCCCGCTCTATGCCTACGCCGAGTCCCGACTCCGGCTCGATTGA
- a CDS encoding carbohydrate porin: protein MPFAFCSAQAIAQSDDASPAVRAPAPPSAQTAPQNAAQNAAPDSAPAAVPTDLWNRATLFGDIGGLRPWLGRYGVSFGLQETSEYLNNLSGGTARGGAYDGLTEFSLGVDTQKAFGLPGGIFNVSGLQIHGTNLSTRNLQTLQFASGIEADASTRLWELWYQQSLAGGRVDIKVGEQSVDQEFMTSEYANTFMNATFGWSALPSVDLPAGGPSYPLASPGVRVRATPSDKITVLAGVFGSNPAGNGTGDPQQLNAHGTNFSLRDGALIIGEIQYAFNPPPASSADPADAQAAGLPGTWKLGFWYDTQSFDDQGIASNGVSLASPASSGIPLSHHGNWSVYAVADQMVWRDSNGGPRSVGVFARLMGAPGDRNLVDFGMNAGVTLKAPFKGRDNDVAGIAVGYTHIGSHARDLASATAQTTPGFPSRSAETVIEATYDYQIAPWWQLQGDAQYFFRPSGGIPNPDNPPERIGNEFVIGVRTTLTF from the coding sequence ATGCCGTTCGCGTTCTGCAGCGCGCAGGCCATCGCGCAGTCCGACGATGCGAGCCCCGCCGTGCGGGCACCGGCACCGCCTTCCGCACAAACCGCGCCGCAAAATGCCGCGCAAAACGCGGCACCTGACTCAGCGCCGGCTGCGGTGCCGACGGACCTCTGGAATCGCGCAACCTTGTTCGGCGATATCGGCGGGCTGCGCCCGTGGCTTGGCCGGTACGGCGTGTCCTTCGGCTTGCAGGAAACCAGCGAATATCTGAACAACCTCTCTGGCGGCACCGCGCGCGGCGGCGCCTATGACGGACTGACCGAATTCAGCCTTGGCGTGGACACGCAAAAAGCGTTCGGTCTGCCTGGCGGCATCTTCAACGTGTCCGGCCTGCAGATTCACGGTACGAACCTGAGCACGCGCAATCTGCAGACCTTGCAGTTCGCAAGCGGCATCGAGGCCGATGCGTCGACGCGTCTGTGGGAGCTCTGGTATCAGCAGTCGCTCGCGGGCGGCCGCGTCGATATCAAGGTCGGCGAACAAAGCGTCGACCAGGAATTCATGACGAGCGAATACGCAAACACGTTCATGAATGCGACGTTCGGCTGGTCCGCGCTGCCGTCGGTCGATCTGCCCGCCGGCGGCCCGTCGTATCCACTCGCATCGCCGGGGGTGCGCGTGCGCGCGACGCCGAGCGACAAGATCACCGTGCTGGCGGGTGTATTCGGCAGCAATCCGGCTGGCAACGGCACGGGCGACCCGCAGCAGCTGAACGCGCATGGCACGAACTTCAGCCTGCGCGACGGTGCGTTGATCATCGGCGAGATCCAGTACGCGTTCAATCCGCCGCCCGCCAGTTCCGCAGACCCGGCCGACGCGCAAGCCGCGGGCTTGCCCGGCACATGGAAGCTTGGCTTCTGGTACGACACGCAGTCGTTCGACGATCAGGGCATTGCGAGCAACGGCGTATCGCTCGCGAGCCCCGCAAGCAGCGGCATACCGCTCAGCCATCACGGCAACTGGAGTGTCTATGCGGTGGCGGACCAGATGGTCTGGCGCGACAGCAACGGCGGCCCGCGCTCGGTCGGCGTGTTCGCCCGGCTCATGGGCGCGCCTGGCGATCGCAATCTGGTCGACTTCGGCATGAATGCCGGCGTTACGCTCAAGGCGCCGTTCAAAGGACGCGACAACGATGTGGCCGGCATCGCAGTCGGTTATACGCATATCGGTTCGCATGCACGCGATCTCGCGAGCGCTACCGCACAAACCACGCCCGGTTTTCCGTCGCGCAGCGCCGAAACGGTGATCGAAGCGACGTACGATTATCAGATCGCGCCGTGGTGGCAATTGCAGGGCGATGCGCAGTACTTTTTCCGGCCGTCCGGCGGCATTCCGAATCCGGACAATCCGCCTGAGCGCATCGGCAACGAGTTCGTGATCGGCGTGCGCACGACGCTGACGTTCTAA